The Palaemon carinicauda isolate YSFRI2023 chromosome 43, ASM3689809v2, whole genome shotgun sequence genome window below encodes:
- the LOC137633853 gene encoding transcriptional regulator ATRX homolog: MKSGPTGSEKEHFRGERRLPSRKKTFKRKKTPRERRLPRGKETSKWKDDFLVKDDFQEERRLPRGKKTSKWKDDFQVKDDFQEERRLPSGKKISKCEEDFQKEGRLPRRKKTSMWKEDFQGERRLPSQRRLPRGKKTSKRKEDFQVERRLPSQRRLPRGKKTSKWEEDFQVERRFPKGRKTSKKKEDFHVERRLPRGKKTSKGKEDIQVEGRLPRGKRASKWKDDFLVKDDFQEERRLPRGKKTSKWKDDFKSKTTSKRKEDFQVGRRFPSGKKISKRKKGRKTSKRKKRLPSGKKCF; the protein is encoded by the exons ATGAAGTCAGGACCAACAGGATCAGA GAAAGAACACTTCCgaggggaaagaagacttccaagtagaaagaagactttcaagaggaagaAGACTCCaagggaaagaagacttccaaggggaaaggagacttccaagtggaaagacgaCTTCCTAGTCAAAgacgacttccaagaggaaagaagacttccaagaggaaagaagacttccaagtggaaagacgaCTTCCAAGTCAAAgacgacttccaagaggaaagaagacttccaagtgggaaGAAGATTTCCAAGTGTGAAGAAGATTTCCaaaaggaaggaagacttccaagaagAAAGAAGACTTCCatgtggaaagaagacttccaaggggaaagacgACTTCCTAGTCAAAgacgacttccaagaggaaagaagacttccaagaggaaagaagacttccaagtggaaagacgaCTTCCAAGTCAAAgacgacttccaagaggaaagaagacttccaagtgggaaGAAGatttccaagtggaaagaagatttccaaaaggaaggaagacttccaagaagAAAGAAGACTTCCatgtggaaagaagacttccaaggggaaagaagacttccaaggggaaagaagacatccaagtggaaggaagacttccaagaggaaagagggCTTCCAAGTGGAAAGACGACTTCCTAGTCAAAgacgacttccaagaggaaagaagacttccaagaggaaagaagacttccaagtggaaagacgaCTTCAAGTCAAAgacgacttccaagaggaaagaagacttccaagtgggaaGAAGATTTCCAAGTGGGAAGAAGATTtccaaaaggaagaaaggaaggaagacttccaagaggaaaaaaagacttccaagtggaaagaagtgTTTCTAG
- the LOC137633852 gene encoding uncharacterized protein, giving the protein MTSNWKEDFQGKRRLPSGKKTSKWKDDFQEEKRLPRGKRLPNGRKTSKRKEDFQVERRLPRGKKTSKWKEDFQVGRILPRGKKTSKWKEDFQKEKRLPKGRKLSKGEEDFQVLDDFQVERRLPKGKKTSKSEEDFQEERGLPRRKKTSKWKQDFQQEGRLPRGNNTSKGKEDFQGERRLPSGRKTSKWKKDFQEERRLPREKKTSK; this is encoded by the coding sequence atGACTTCCAattggaaggaagacttccaagggAAAAGAAGACTTCctagtggaaagaagacttccaagtggaaagatgacttccaagaggaaaaaagacttccaaggggaaaaaGACTTCCAaatggaaggaagacttccaagaggaaagaagacttccaagtggaaagaagacttccaaggggaaagaaaaCTTCCAAATGGAAAGAAGATTTCCAAGTGGGAAGAatacttccaaggggaaagaagacttccaagtggaaagaagacttccaaaagGAAAAAAGACTTCCAAAAGGAAGAAAGCTTTCCAAGGGGGAAGAAGACTTCCAAGTATTAGacgacttccaagtggaaagaagacttccaaaaggaaagaagacttccaagagtgaggaagacttccaagaggaaagaggaCTTCCAAgaagaaagaagacttccaagtggaagcaAGACTTCCAgcaggaaggaagacttccaagaggaaataacacttccaaggggaaagaagacttccaaggggaaagaagacttccaagtggaaggaagacttccaagtggaagaaagacttccaagaggaaagaagacttccaagagaaAAGAAAACTTCCAAGTGA
- the LOC137633849 gene encoding trichohyalin-like → MTFKWKEDFQGKRRLPSGKKTSKCKDYFQEKKRLPMERRIPSGKKTSKWKEDFQVGRRLRRGKKTSKWKEDFQKEKRLIKGRKTSKGKEDFQVERRLPSWKKTSKWKEDLQEERGLPSGKKTAKWKEDFQKERRLPRGRKTSMRKEDFQEERRLTMERRLPGGKKTSKWKEDFQNEGRLPSGKKTSKRKKDSQVERRLQRRKKTFKRKQDFHVERSFQVERRLPRGKKISKWKEDIQKEGRPPKGRKTSKGKEDFQEEGRLPSGRKTFKGKEDFQVERGLPRGKMTFNWKEDFQGKRRLPSGKKTSKWKEDFQEEKRLSRGKKTLKWNKDFQEDSRPPSGKKTSKGKEDFQEEERLPSGMKTSKRKDDFQVEGGKKTSKWKEYFQEERRLPRGKNISKRKEDFQGDRRLPSGKKTSRRKEDFQVEGRLPKERKTSNRKIDFQVERSLLSGKTTSKWKDDFQEERRLPSGRKTFKRKEDFQVERRLPREKKTPKWKEDFKGERRLSRGNKTSKWKEAFKWKEDFQEERRFPSGRKTSKRKEDLQKEGRLPRGKKTFKRKDDIQVERRLPRGKKTSKRKKDFQVEERLSRGRKTSKWEEDFQEER, encoded by the exons atgaCTTTCaagtggaaggaagacttccaagggAAAAGAAGACTTCctagtggaaagaagacttccaagtgcaAAGATTACTTCCAAGAGAAAAAAAGACTTCCAATGGAAAGAAGAATTCCAAGTGGAAAGAaaacttccaagtggaaagaagattTCCAAGTGGGAAGAAGACTTagaaggggaaagaagacttccaagtggaaagaagacttccaaaagGAAAAAAGACTTATAAAAGGAAGAAAGACTTCCAAGGgaaaagaagacttccaagtggaaagacgacttccaagttggaagaagacttccaagtggaaagaagacttacAAGAGGAAAGaggacttccaagtggaaagaagactgccaagtggaaagaagacttccaaaaggaaagaagacttccaagagggaGGAAGACTTCCATGAGGAAAGaggacttccaagaggaaagaagacttacaa tggaaagacgacttccaggaggaaagaagacttccaagtggaaggaaGACTTTCAAAAcgaaggaagacttccaagtggaaagaagacttccaagagaaaaaaagactcccaagtggaaagaagacttcaaAGGAGAaagaagactttcaagaggaaacaagaCTTCCATGTGGAAAGAAGCTttcaagtggaaagaagacttccaagaggaaagaagatttCCAAGTGGAAGGAAGACATCCAAAAGGAAGGAAGACCTCCaaaaggaaggaagacttccaaggggaaagaagacttccaagaggaaggaagacttccaagtggaagaaAGACTTTCAaggggaaggaagacttccaagtggaaagaggacttccaagaggaaagatgaCTTTCAattggaaggaagacttccaagggAAAAGAAGACTTCctagtggaaagaagacttccaagtggaaagaagacttccaagaggaaaaaagACTTTCAAGGGGAAAAAAGACTTTGAAGTGGAATAAAGACTTCCAAGAGGATAGTAGAcctccaagtggaaagaagacttccaaggggaaagaagacttccaagaggaagaaagacttccaagtggaatgaagacttccaagaggaaagatgaCTTTCAAGTGGAAG gaggaaagaagacttccaagtggaaggaatacttccaagaggaaagaagacttccaaggggaaagaatatttccaagaggaaagaagacttccaaggggatagaagacttccaagtggaaagaagacttccaggAGGAAAGAAGATTTCCaagtggaaggaagacttccaaaagAAAGGAAGACTTCCAATAGGAAAatagacttccaagtggaaagaagtcTTTTAAGTGGAAAGAcaacttccaagtggaaagacgacttccaggaggaaagaagacttccaagtggaaggaagactttcaaaaggaaggaagacttccaagtggaaagaagacttccaagagaaaaaaagactcccaagtggaaagaagacttcaaAGGAGAaagaagactttcaagaggaaacaagacttccaagtggaaagaagctttcaagtggaaagaagacttccaagaggaaagaagatttCCAAGTGGAAGGAAGACATCCAAAAGGAAGGAAGACCTCCaaaaggaaggaagacttccaaggggaaagaagactttcaagaggaaagatgacatccaagtggaaagaagacttccaaggggaaagaagacttccaagaggaagaaagacttccaagtggaagaaAGACTTTCAaggggaaggaagacttccaagtgggaagaagacttccaagaggaaagatga
- the LOC137633851 gene encoding trichohyalin-like, whose amino-acid sequence MKEDFQGERRLPSGKKTSKQKEDFLEERRLPSGRKTSKGKEDFQGGKKTFKRKGDIQEGRLPRGKKTSKWKEVFQVERQLPSGKTTSKRNEDIQVERILPRGKKTSKWKEHFQVEGRLPKGWNTSKWKEDFQGERTLPSGKETSKWKDDFLVKDDFQEERRLPRGKKTSKWKDDFQVKDDFQEERRLPSGKKISKCEEDFQKEGRLPRRKKTSMWKEDFQGERRLPSQRRLPRGKKTSKRKEDFQVERRLPSQRRLPRGKKTSKWEEDFQVGRRFPKGRKTSKKKEDFHVERRLPRGKKTSKGKEDIQVERRLPSGKKISKWEEDFQKEERKEDFQEEKKTSKWKEVFLVERQLPSGETTSRRKEDFQVEGRLSKGRKTSKGKEDFQVERRLPRGKKTSKWKEDFKGERRLPRGKKTSKWKEASKRKKDFQVEERPSRGRKTSKWKEDFQEERRFPSGRKTSEREEDLQKEGKLPRGKRLSRG is encoded by the exons ATgaaggaagacttccaaggggaaagaagacttccaagtggaaagaagacttccaagcaGAAAGAAGATTTcctagaggaaagaagacttccaagtggaaggaagacttccaaaggGAAGGAAGACTTTCAAGGGGGAaagaagactttcaagaggaaaggagacatccaa gaaggaagacttccaagaggaaagaagacttccaagtggaaagaagtcTTTCAAGTGGAAAGAcaacttccaagtggaaagacgaCTTCCAAGAGGAACGAAGACATCCAAGTTGAAAGAatacttccaaggggaaagaagacttccaagtggaaggaacacttccaagtggaaggaagacttccaaaaggATGGAatacttccaagtggaaagaagacttccaaggggaaaggaCACTTCCAAGTGGAAAggagacttccaagtggaaagacgaCTTTCTAGTCAAAgacgacttccaagaggaaagaagacttccaagaggaaagaagacttccaagtggaaagacgaCTTCCAAGTCAAAgacgacttccaagaggaaagaagacttccaagtgggaaGAAGATTTCCAAGTGTGAAGAAGATTTCCaaaaggaaggaagacttccaagaagAAAGAAGACTTCCatgtggaaagaagacttccaaggggaaagacgACTTCCTAGTCAAAgacgacttccaagaggaaagaagacttccaagaggaaagaagacttccaagtggaaagacgaCTTCCAAGTCAAAgacgacttccaagaggaaagaagacttccaagtgggaaGAAGATTTCCAAGTGGGAAGAAGATTTCCaaaaggaaggaagacttccaagaagAAAGAAGACTTCCatgtggaaagaagacttccaaggggaaagaagacttccaaggggaaagaagacatccaagtggaaagaagacttccaagtgggaaGAAGATTTCCAAGTGGGAAGAAGATTtccaaaaggaagaaaggaaggaagacttccaagaggaaaaaaagacttccaagtggaaagaagtcTTTCTAGTGGAAAGACAACTTCCAAGTGGAGAGACGACTTCcaggaggaaagaagacttccaagtggaaggtAGACTTTCaaaaggaaggaagacttccaaggggaaagaagacttccaagtggaaagaagacttccaagaggaaaaaagacttccaagtggaaagaagacttcaaaggagaaagaagacttccaagaggaaagaagacttcaaaGTGGAAAGAAGCTTCCAAGAGGAagaaagacttccaagtggaagaaAGACCTTCAaggggaaggaagacttccaagtggaaagaagacttccaagaggaaagaagatttCCAAGTGGAAGGAAGACCTCCGAAAGGGAGGAAGACCTCCAAAAGGAAGGAAAACTTCCAAGGGGAAAAAGACTTTCAAGAGGATAG
- the LOC137633850 gene encoding trichohyalin-like, which produces MTSKWKEDFQGKRRLPSGKKTSKWKDDFQEEKRLPRGKRLPNGRKTSKRKEDFQVERRLPRGKKTSKWKEDFQVGRILPRGKKTSKWKEDFQKEKRLPKGRKLSKGEEDFQVLDDFKVERRLPKGKKTSKSEEDFQEERGLPRRKKTSKWNGKTTSKRNEDIQVERILPRGKKTSKWKEHFQVEGRLPKGWNTSKWKEDFQGERRLPSGKETSKWKDDFLVKDDFQEERRLPRGKKTSKWKDDFQVKDDFQEERRLPSGKKISKCEEDFQKEGRLPRRKKTSMWKEDFQGERRLPSQRRLPRGKKTSKRKEDFQVERRLPSQRRLPRGKKTSKWEEDFQVGRRFPKGRKTSKKKEDFHVERRLPRGKKTSKGKEDIQVEGRLPRGKRASKWKDDFLVKDDFQEERRLPRGKKTSKWKDDFQVKDDFQEERRLPSGKKISKWEEDFQKEERKEDFQEEKKTSKWKEVFLVERQLPSGETTSRRKEDFQVEGRLSKGRKTSKGKEDFQVERRLPRGKKTSKWKEDFKGERRLPRGKKTSKWKEASKRKKDFQVEERPSRGRKTSKWKEDFQEERRFPSGRKTSEREEDLQKEGKLPRGKRLSRG; this is translated from the exons atgacttccaagtggaaggaagacttccaagggAAAAGAAGACTTCctagtggaaagaagacttccaagtggaaagatgacttccaagaggaaaaaagacttccaaggggaaaaaGACTTCCAaatggaaggaagacttccaagaggaaagaagacttccaagtggaaagaagacttccaaggggaaagaaaaCTTCCAAATGGAAAGAAGATTTCCAAGTGGGAAGAatacttccaaggggaaagaagacttccaagtggaaagaagacttccaaaagGAAAAAAGACTTCCAAAAGGAAGAAAGCTTTCCAAGGGGGAAGAAGACTTCCAAGTATTAGACGACTtcaaagtggaaagaagacttccaaaaggaaagaagacttccaagagtgaggaagacttccaagaggaaagaggaCTTCCAAgaagaaagaagacttccaagtggaa tggaaagacgaCTTCCAAGAGGAACGAAGACATCCAAGTTGAAAGAatacttccaaggggaaagaagacttccaagtggaaggaacatttccaagtggaaggaagacttccaaaaggATGGAatacttccaagtggaaagaagacttccaaggggaaaggagacttccaagtggaaaggagacttccaagtggaaagacgaCTTCCTAGTCAAAgacgacttccaagaggaaagaagacttccaagaggaaagaagacttccaagtggaaagacgaCTTCCAAGTCAAAgacgacttccaagaggaaagaagacttccaagtgggaaGAAGATTTCCAAGTGTGAAGAAGATTTCCaaaaggaaggaagacttccaagaagAAAGAAGACTTCCatgtggaaagaagacttccaaggggaaagacgACTTCCTAGTCAAAgacgacttccaagaggaaagaagacttccaagaggaaagaagacttccaagtggaaagacgaCTTCCAAGTCAAAgacgacttccaagaggaaagaagacttccaagtgggaaGAAGATTTCCAAGTGGGAAGAAGATTTCCaaaaggaaggaagacttccaagaagAAAGAAGACTTCCatgtggaaagaagacttccaaggggaaagaagacttccaaggggaaagaagacatccaagtggaaggaagacttccaagaggaaagagggCTTCCAAGTGGAAAGACGACTTCCTAGTCAAAgacgacttccaagaggaaagaagacttccaagaggaaagaagacttccaagtggaaagacgaCTTCCAAGTCAAAgacgacttccaagaggaaagaagacttccaagtgggaaGAAGATTTCCAAGTGGGAAGAAGATTtccaaaaggaagaaaggaaggaagacttccaagaggaaaaaaagacttccaagtggaaagaagtcTTTCTAGTGGAAAGACAACTTCCAAGTGGAGAGACGACTTCcaggaggaaagaagacttccaagtggaaggtAGACTTTCaaaaggaaggaagacttccaaggggaaagaagacttccaagtggaaagaagacttccaagaggaaaaaagacttccaagtggaaagaagacttcaaaggagaaagaagacttccaagaggaaagaagacttcaaaGTGGAAAGAAGCTTCCAAGAGGAagaaagacttccaagtggaagaaAGACCTTCAaggggaaggaagacttccaagtggaaagaagacttccaagaggaaagaagatttCCAAGTGGAAGGAAGACCTCCGAAAGGGAGGAAGACCTCCAAAAGGAAGGAAAACTTCCAAGGGGAAAAAGACTTTCAAGAGGATAG